A single genomic interval of Deinococcus apachensis DSM 19763 harbors:
- a CDS encoding GNAT family N-acetyltransferase, whose amino-acid sequence MVRREEATFVVRYRGEIVAWTPLTPQGAGVESEQTVTHPTHRSRGLATLVKASALAWAREEGYTHAGTGGTVLNLPMLRVNTRLGYVPEAMWITWEKGL is encoded by the coding sequence ATGGTCCGGCGAGAGGAGGCCACATTTGTCGTCCGCTACCGCGGCGAGATCGTCGCCTGGACCCCGCTGACTCCCCAGGGCGCGGGAGTTGAGAGCGAACAGACCGTAACCCACCCCACCCACCGCTCGCGCGGCCTTGCCACCCTGGTCAAGGCGTCGGCGCTCGCCTGGGCACGGGAAGAGGGATATACACACGCGGGAACGGGCGGCACGGTCCTCAACCTCCCCATGCTGCGCGTGAATACCCGCCTCGGCTATGTCCCGGAGGCGATGTGGATAACCTGGGAGAAAGGGCTCTAA
- a CDS encoding GNAT family N-acetyltransferase, with amino-acid sequence MNGFAPPPTETALVLRPFQNIDAPVVARLVTEGVRGHWTYTAEQFRERAESRRLRLVAERGGEVVATLHLGPFGPATPDALRLDLAGDGTVFSALYLAALSQLPGGFTRLLGVTREDWPEKMDFFHAAGFRNAWQSWGAHLELGGVDFGRFRPLEKRLCLQGYEVERLSPDAPEADCDALHALYGVGVRDAPRNPTTTPDPLTMPNCGRWSGERRPHLSSATAARSSPGPR; translated from the coding sequence ATGAATGGTTTTGCCCCACCCCCGACAGAGACGGCCCTGGTCCTGCGCCCCTTTCAGAACATCGACGCCCCCGTGGTTGCGCGGCTCGTGACGGAGGGCGTGCGGGGGCACTGGACCTACACGGCCGAGCAGTTCCGCGAGAGGGCCGAATCCCGGCGGCTGCGCCTCGTGGCGGAGCGTGGGGGCGAGGTTGTGGCAACCCTGCACCTCGGCCCCTTCGGCCCGGCCACACCGGACGCCCTTCGGCTCGACCTGGCGGGAGACGGGACCGTTTTCTCGGCGTTGTATCTGGCGGCCCTGTCGCAACTTCCAGGCGGCTTCACGCGTCTCTTGGGGGTGACACGCGAGGACTGGCCGGAGAAGATGGACTTTTTTCACGCGGCAGGGTTTCGCAACGCCTGGCAGTCGTGGGGAGCGCATCTGGAACTCGGCGGGGTCGACTTCGGGCGCTTCCGTCCCCTTGAAAAGCGGCTGTGCCTGCAAGGCTACGAGGTCGAGCGGTTGAGCCCGGACGCCCCGGAGGCGGACTGCGACGCCCTGCACGCGCTGTACGGGGTGGGCGTGCGGGACGCACCGCGCAATCCCACGACCACCCCCGATCCACTGACCATGCCGAACTGCGGGAGATGGTCCGGCGAGAGGAGGCCACATTTGTCGTCCGCTACCGCGGCGAGATCGTCGCCTGGACCCCGCTGA